The following nucleotide sequence is from Amia ocellicauda isolate fAmiCal2 chromosome 14, fAmiCal2.hap1, whole genome shotgun sequence.
acagccgCCCGACCGCCTCTGTGACGTCACGCTCCTGTGCACAGGTGACTCTCAGCTTCACTTCTGTCTCGGAAACTTTCTTTATATCCACCTTTGTCCAAACAGCAGGGTCTTTCTGTGCGTGTTTTCAAACCTTGTATTTGTACTTATATATACAACATTTACTTTAACTTCCctatttttaaaaaagaaagtaaaagtgCCACTGAAGTTGATTTCCGGGCGCCATTGCTGCTGCATGTCGTCTTGCTGGTATTAATGTCGGACACATTGAATACATACGCGTCTCTGATCTAAAATGGCAGCATTTACAGCTGAAGAAATGTGTGCACAGTGTAATACTGTGTAATCTTGTGTAATATCAGTAAAGATCAATAAAAGGTCTCTGTATTGAACAGCATTAAAGGCATTTGCAATTCTCTCAGTATAACAGCTTTATGTTTCTTTACTTAGCTTGTGACACACCGTGCGAAATAATGTGagtaatatttattacattgTTTAATACATAACTCTTTTTTAATATGTAGACGAGTTAAACGAACTTAAGGAGTGTAAGTCAGTGTTTTACTTATGGCTGCCATTGGCGAAGgggtttttaatttaaacttgtTTTAATTCGTTGGATTTGATGGATAAAGAAAGTAAAAATAGACCTGGAGAATGTAGAATTgggactgtctgtgtgtgaaaactGTAAGAAGCACTGGATCTGTCAGTACAAACAAATGTAGTAATTACTACATTCAAGCCATGTGTTTTCACTGCCAGCCTATAAAGAGAAGACATCACACACCAGTCCTGTATACAAGTCAACTACAGACATAGACCTGGAGAATCgtgttcaataataataacacacttACTGTGTTGACACCATTTGTGTGTCGaaatgaaaaacagagactTTCCACTtattcaatgaaaacaaacggGTGTTTCAGTTACAGACAGTGATCAGATTGGAGCTCTTCTGTCTCAGTGATCATTAGTCTGAATCTGTTTTCCTCTCTGCTCTCCCCTCCCACAGCcccctgacactgacactgctcTCCAGCTGGGATTGGCCTGCGaggatgtctgtctgtctgtcccaggGATGAAGTCTGACCAATCAGAGTGGCTCTGTGTGATTGTCCTGCTGCTCCAGCAGACCTCAGTGTCAGGATCAGGTACAGTGAGGACACTTTTATTCTCCATAATGAACTGAGCTCAGACACTCAACAGCAGGGcttcaacacagcacagcagcccAGCGCAGCTCAGCTTCAGCTTCTGCAccagagacacagtcactgcacagctcaCACCAGTGACAGCCGACACACAAGCTGCTTTTATTTTGCTTCCCTGTATCTCAATACTGTGGACTAAAGTTCAGCCCAAATTCCCTTTTCCCTTTTCTCAGCTCCTGAAGTGAATCCCATTGTGACTTAGTCTGATTATTTATGTTCATTATACATCTTAatgtctgtattattattattattattattattattaataataataataacaataacatttatttcttagcagacgcccttatccttacaaaatataagcgcaatacaaagtgcatcaatacagtacagttcaaaggcaaaaaacatcacaaattcaaatttacataatacagtgcaatttctAAGcatataacattttacaaattacaatttacacaagtgtttacaatatatgaggtcttgcaccctggattgtaaaagctgatgttaggtcccagtcaagggccaagCGAAAGGGAGCATAGAgggaatcaaaataaacaatacgagtactagtaaagcaAGGCAAGTAGGAGGGTAAAAcattgtgaagtgctatctttcaggagagtaaattactaaattacaagtactgtctatTATAACTGGCATCTGAATTTATTATGGTGCTCTTTTCGGGAATGGCTTAGAGCCATTTCTTATCTCTGCATGTTTGTTTAAAAGTCcaactgtgtgttatttgtctCTCCAGAGAGGTTTGAGGTTCTTGGCCCACGTTACCCCATTGCTGTTTACCCTGGAGAAGACACTGTTCTGCCCTGTTACCTctcacccaacatcagtgctGAGGACATGCAGATCAGGTGGTTCAGAGAGAACCCTACAGCCCCTGTCAGTTTATATCAGTTTGGACAGTATAACTTTCAAAAGCAGATCCCATCCTACAAGGGCAGGGCTGAGCTTTTCCCAGAGGAGTTCAGGAAAGGCAACGTGTCTCTGAGACTGAAGGATGTGCGTGGCTCTGATGATGGACTGTACAAGTGTATGGTTCTGTCTGCAGACTCGTATGAAGAGGCTCTTATTGATGTGGTTGTCAGAGGTGAGTTTTGGGCTACAGTTTCACACTGATCATCTCAACATCAGTGTTTGTACTCATACTTACAATAATACTGCAGCTgttacttaaaatatatttatttgtcctgTAATCCCATAATATTTCCATTGTAATTCTAATcagttttaaaagtttaattttagaataaattaatatttaaagcattattaattagtgttttttatataaattagttttattttcatacagTGTCACCCTACTACAGTGTTGTTTAGTCCAATTTGCTCTCACAGCAGTTGAGCAGATCTGATCACAATgctcaaatataaatattttaattttattatatttgttttctgtaacttGATGTCTTGAAATCTTTTACTTCCTTTGAAAGAGCCCAACAGTGAAACAATTCTGTGTTTTACttcctgtattttttaaatcatttgaaaatatattttcaaaatgtctaAACTTAGACAATGAAAGACAATTAATCTGCCTGAGGTTCATGAAAGCTGTTGTCACTGTTGACAGGTCGGCCCTCAGTGTCCCTCCACTCTGAAGGAGGTCAGACCCAGCTGGAGTGCAGGTCAGAGGGCTGGTACCCTAAGCCTGCAGTGATCTGGACAGACAGGGACGGACACAACGTCACATCACTGtccaacaccacagagcagagagacagtgaggggcGTCTCAGTCTGAGGAGCTCCATCCCAGTCAGACAGGAGTCCAATGTCTTCACCTGCCTGATTAGAAGTGCAGTATCTGAAGCAGACTGGGAACCACAACTCCACATACCCAGTGAGTATTAAAAACTGGATATTGTGACAGCTTTTATGGTTGAGGTTATTGTAGTCAACACAGAACATAATGACATGTTACCTAAACTGCTTAACTTATCTGAGATTTCTCTCCAAACGTTTATCTAGATCCTGCTGTTCAAACTATCAATCTGCATAATATCTAATAGACTGTTTTCCTTTATTGGATGAAGGTCTCTCTTTGtattctcttcctctctgtctgtgtttcttaaCTGGATACAACATTAATCAGAACGACCCACATTCTCGTCCCAGTGCTGTGTGGCTTCATCAGTAGGGATCAGGCCAGTGTCTGAGGAGCTGAGTGTCAGTTCCTGTGGGTTGATGCTGCTGTTCTGTTCTCCAGGGGACTTCTTCCCTGACCCCTCTGGGTGGATGGTGTCTTTATTCCTAATGGCCGCTCTCACTGTGGCAGCAGCTGCTCTTCTGCTGATCCAGTGGAGACGAATGGACAGTGAGTGTCTGGATGCTTGTGTGGCATTTCATGAGTTACATAGATAGTGGACAGTGAGGAATCAATATTAATGTGTGCCTGGATGATTGTGTGTCTTCTCATGAATTCCCTAGAACACACAATGTAGTTCACAGTCACCCGGCCAGGATCAGTACAGACAATACTAATGTTTCTCGCAGCCACGTTATGTATCAAACCAAAACAGTTGTTCCTCCATTCACCTCACTGCTCTCCATGTGACTCTCACTCTGTGAGGTTATTTCACTAATCCAGGGGGTAGGACGCCTgtaacagtcagtcagtgatatactcagtgttttttaatgtttgggcAGCAGTTAAGAGGAACAGTAAGTCTACCAATCCCTCAGTTTGAGGCTGCAGTCACTCTGTCTTTTACCCAGCCTGTCTGTCCCAGTTGGACCAGTTAAACCAGAGCTTCATCACTGGCAGTCAGGAGTCTGTCAGCATTGTTATTCATTCCAccctctgtattttatttttatttttctgcagagaAAGAGACACTGTTTGAATCTCAAGGtaagtaaattaatacatttgaatccTCTTCTGTAGCAGCTCCTCATTCATTTGAAGTTTCAGGACCATTAAAAGGACTTGATTCCAGCCCATTCCTATATGATAGGAATTCAAAATTGATACATCTAAAcatgtaatacaaatataataatacaggaacattcattttcaaatcaATTGAGTATATCAGTAAAAGACCACAAATAAcaatttgcattacatttgcaaatataatacatataatgtGTTTGACTGTCTTTGATCTTTATTAGTATAATGGTCtgttatgtttgttttatgtgcAGTGCTTCCTGTACTTCGCAGTCAGCTGGGTAAGTTTTCTGCTACCATTGTGTGGAGCAATAAGATAAAAGAACCAGCAATCAAAcgtacactgcactgcagctTGTCTGTGTTCAAGTATTTGACCCCGTTAAACAGATGGTAAAGAATCATGCTTTAGTACAGCAGCTGTGCAGCTGCTTGTGTTGAGTCAGTCTGAAGCAGTTTCACAGCTGACTGATACTGGTCGTGTGTAAGTCTCGCTCTGGGGCTGCTAATAACACACAACAGTGTGTGAGCTGCCATGTAAGACTCCTAGCTTAAGTGTgcagcaataaatacatacactgaGGTGTTTTCCAGCACTGCTATTCTTTACtacagtgctgtgtgctgtagtgtgtatTTGAAAGTGCCCAGGCCTGACTCCAGTGTCTCTGACTCCACTCCTGTGTGTCTTTGCAGATGAGGAGTATCAGTGGACATTCAATGGTAAGTAAATCCATAAAGACATTGAATTCTCCTCTATAGCCAGTAGGCATCCATCTCACATAGCAGCCATTTAAAAGCATCACTCCTGCTTTTACCCACAGAATGAGCAGATTGTCTCAGTGTGAATAAACATTCACTGTCCATGGGTTAGTATTATTATAAGTGTTTAGAGGAAATAAAGGGAAATGGGATGCatttatattattacaatttttacTTATTCAGTTTTTTTATCATCATAAACCTAAACAAAGTGGTATTGTAATCAGGTAGAGGTGCAATATTAAAGCAGTTTCCCTGTCATTAAtagtctgtctctttctctgcagTTCGTCATGGACGATGGGGTGAGTGTTTAATGAGTCTCTATGAGAGGCAGGGAGACACACATCCAGTCTTTTCAGACACATGAGACAACAATTTAGTGGGTCAGGAATTTCCATTATTATAGGTACAGTATTACTGTGGTGAGAAGAGAATCCAATTTGACCATTAATATTGGTAGTTCAAGAAACCAAGGgaataatttacatttcttcACTGTTTCCTGAGTGCTGGCAGCCTTTGGCAAGAAagcttgaaaaacaaataagtaattttccgctttccttttttctgtgtGGACTTATTCCATTTTTATACATACATGTTTTTCACTTTGTGGCTGGCTTATTTTCTTGGCCCTCTGTAATAATAAGTCTTGATGGCTGCCAGCTCAAAGCTGTGGGGAACTGAGAGGCCAGTGGCTGCCGTGATGTGACAGTCGTGTGAACCTGGCAGACAGGGCTGCAGGAGCAGTGACAGCGCAGAGACAGATATGCAGCATTAGCTCAGTCCAGCGCTTACACACATAATGTGTCTGAGGAgggcagactgcagggctgGACTCGGAGAGGAAAAGCAATGCAAAAACACCCAGAAGCATTGATGCTGAGGCTCCTAAATggacagagagggaaagagaccaAGCCAGAGCAGAGAGCACACATGGAAATCAACAGTGTGGGCAACGACAGGAGGGGGCAAACATACAGGACTTACAGAAGCGTGTTTATCACTGCAGAGCAAGGGCAGCTTTGTGTTGTTAGGGTAACTAACGTGTCTAAACTGAATAAGCCAGAAGCATCATCCTACTTCAAACATGtactttaaaagttttaaaaacatcatatggtaaaataaatgtatagtatTAATATTAAAGCAGGGTTTATCTTATTGTAATTGGCAGTGaggtttacttttatttaaccCATGGCCCTGTACTGGATGCAGTGGTCATTGAAAGTGGAGGGGTAGAGTATTAAAGCCCTTTTAATTGTCATTAATGATTGTCTTGTCGtttgcagctcgtcatggacaGTGGGGTAAGTGCTCTCTCTGGATGCTTTATGAGAGGCAGTTAATCCCACCTGCAGCCTCTGCAGAGCTGACACAGCCACCGGCCTCTTGAGAAACATCTCTACTGCAGTTTAAGAAGATATCACACATTTACACTTTATTTTATGAGTAATTTCATGGTGCTTGACCGGGAGAGACAGGTGTTTCATAATATGACTCAGTGTGTGACAATGGATTCAGTGTGAAGAAGTACAGCTGTGACAGATCTCGGTTCATTCACACTTTATTAGGGCTTTAATTTCTCACGCTCATGGAAAGTCACATTAGATAATTTTCCTCAGAAGCATGAACATCATTTAATGTCTGTAAATTGTCTTCTCGTGGTGACAGAGGGGAGGGAGTTCAGCTGTGAGCTCTGTGTCCTCCTCCCAGCGCAGGGCTGATAATAATGGCGTCTCTGTACGGCTCAGACAGGAGTGTTGATGCAGATGGGCAGTTGGGCTCTGAGGATCAAGTCAAGCCCTTGCAAAGGCTGTAAAAAAATCACCCGAGGTTATGGCACTTCATCGTTCTTTTTCCCTGTCTGCGATCGGGCCACTACTCAGTTCTCTGACTTCATCCAAAGCCAGCAATCCAGGGCTCTGTCATTTTCAGGCAGGGTCATTGTGAGTAAGAGTCATCATTGTCCAGTGCAGGTCAGGTCACAGATCGGGGTCTCAAATCcaaagcggggggggggggtggattaCCCTTCTATACTAATGTCTGATGAGACATAGGGAGGCACTTCATCTACAAATACTGCCAATCATTAACTGCTCCCCATGGGGTGTCACACATGGGACTgatcacacagggacacagcagCTGATTGTTTTACTGGGAAAAGGATTTGTATATCAATATTATTCCTGctgtgtgcacagtgagtgtgcGGTGGGGTATTTACCTGTGATACAGGAGCCCTCCTACCAGGGGCAACACCAGGGTAGTTCTTGGGGTGGTGGGTGTCCCCCTAAATCTATCCGCCTCCCTACAGCCAGTAAATATATCAACCACAATACGCTGCTCTTttgttttggggaaaaaaaaacaccaaatctcCAGCAAACACCTTCAAATGGAAACGCCATCCCTTGAAATCCATGTCTAAGTCAACCCATGCAGTATAAATTGATGTACCTGTACTTATctctgttataaaaaaaaacaaaccgcaACAAACATCATCCAATCTGACAAGTTCTGGTGTTTCCAGCCAATCACTGCAACAATAGCAATTATTGGAATTACTGCAGCAAGTCCAGTGGCAACACTGAGCCATTTTTATTGCAGCCTTCAACAGAGACTCACAGGATAACTGTTAAACAGGTCTGGTCatgattaaaatcaataaatcagtCATTGTATCTGCATCTGTATTGTATGCAGTTAAGTGTAAGCCTTTATCTCTGAATTTTACATTCATCTTGGGttaatttaatgaaatgaaaaagtaaagACTGATATGTTGAGTAGAAGAGAAACAAGCGGTGCTAGTTGTAATGCAGGTACAATgcaagtgtgtcagtgtgtccagCAGCTGCTGTGCTGAGCCGATGGACTCAGGTTCAAGTTTGGGAAGCAGCTCAGTGATCTGCACAAATGGATGCATGTTTTGATGTCAATACGTTTTATTTAACCTGAAGCTACAATACAATCAGTTCCTTTAAATAGCAAGTCGTTGTGTGTCAGACTCTGTTCACTGACCAGGACATCACAATAGTAAGAAATGCTCGtttcattatttctgtttgtttagagGCTATACATGTTGACTGGGATATGTgctttgttgtattattatttcctatTGCAGAGTAGAGCtcatagaggagagagagggaggaaactTTAGACACTTTTGAAAGGACGAGTGAATAGTATTTCCACAATGATGAACACTAGCCCTGTTTGCTCATCAGCACTGGGCTGTGTGGTGATGGTTGGTCTGATGGTGTTGTCTTGCTCAATGGCCTGCACTGTGAAAGAGGGTCAGGACCTCGTTAGCATGTGGCTGCAGATAAACCAGCTCGTCAGCTAAAGTCAACAGGAGTCGCATCACATGAATGGATGTGTATTAATTATCCTCGTCAGTTACTGTCAATTGACCGTGGTCTgtcaataaacatatatatttacaccaCGATCTGCACCAGCACTGCTTACATACAGAGGAAAGCGCATTCAGTTCGTTAATAACAGTAACTGAAGCCTCGGCTCCACCGGTTTGAGCGCAGCGTCGCTGTTTGTAAAGCAGCCGCTCAGATCCGCCTGAGGAGCAGCAGCAACGTGttaaaaacacagagacaccGCGACTCACCTGACGAGAcaggactgtgtctgtgttattATCTGTGCTTCACACCAtcaatacacgtttctgttacaCACATTAGGAGGAGCTGGACGTGTAGAGACGACATTATATTCACACCAGCAGCGGCCAGTTAACCGGCTCTGAACAGAGGAAACCGCATGAACTTAGTTATTCACATGAACTGCACAGATACATTCACTATGAACATGAAACACACAGTTACATGTCGAAATCATGGATCATCCTGAATGAATCATTAACTCAATCGGATACTTACATCTCTGCATTGATGCTCGGATGTAGAAAAACGGCACAAAGGAGAGGAGGTTTGTTTACAGGTTTGCAGGAGAAAATGGCTGCCTAAGGacatttgcagaaaatgtgATGAACTAAATGTTAAACACTTGAACACTAGAGGCGACACGTCACAAGCTAAAGGTCTTTCTGATCCCAGTGTTTCCTCTTGTTTTCCCACAGCTGATGTGACTCTGGATCCTGATACAGCAAACAGTTACCTGACCCTGTCTGAGGATGGGAAGAGAGTGAGATGGGGAGACAGACAGGATCTCACTGACAATCAGCAGAGATTTGATTACTGGGACTGTGTCGTGAGCAGAGAGAGCTTCACCTCAGGGAGACACTACTGGGTGCTGGAGGTGAATGGATGGTGGAGAATAGGAGTCACCAGAGAGTCTGCAAACAGGAGAGGAGACTTCAGCTTCACTCCCCAGCAGGGATACTGGTGTCTGGACTGTgactcctcttctctctctgctctcactGACCCTGAGACCCGCCTCCCTCAGACTCTGTGTCCCAGGAtgctgggggtgtgtgtggacATTGAGGAGAGACGGGTCTCCTTTTACACAGTGGAGTCCAGGGCTCATATCTACACCTTCACTGACATGCGCTTCCCTGAGGGACACAAGATCTATCCTTTCTTCCGGACCGTGGATACAAACAGAGACCTTGTGATTCTGCCTCCTGTTGAGACTGAAACGGGACATTAATGAGAAAatcgttattattatgatgatgtcgCTCTGTGGCACTGATTCATTGtaacaatttatataaaattacaaattaataatcTCAATGTTGTAACATATTGCaaagataacaataataataataataatgcaataccGTATAGTCATTCACTGTTTCATGACTAAACTGTCTCgtgcattacatttttctatTAAATGTAAGCATCGTCAGTTAGTTAACCTGCCTTCTGTCAGAGATTAATGTTATTCTGTAAAATCTTGTCCATAAGAAGAAACACTTATTTAAGCATCTACAGACTCTAcggaaattattaaaataattttcaaaaGTAATTCAATAGTTAGGAGGCTGCAGTGACAAATAGGGTATAGCAGTTAGATTGCATATAAACACAAGGCCCTAGCAATGAGCCTTCATTGCAGCCAGTATACAATAGAGGTTCATAGAGTGACTTGTCACATTTACCTATTTATGGTCTCCATATGTCTGTCTGAAGCTCCTGTTTGTTTTACCATGTGGTATTTGTCTCTCCAGAAAGGTTTGAGGTTCTTGGTCCAACTGATCccgttgttgtttttgtgggaGAAGATGCTGTTATGCCCTGTTACCTctcacccaacatcagtgctGAGAACTTGGAGATCAGGTGGTTCAGAGAGGACCACTCAGCCCCTGTTTGTTTATTCTGGAACGGCCAATATAACTTTGACAGGCAGATCCCATCCTACAAGGGCAGGGCTGAGCTTTTAACAGAGGAGTTCAGGAAAGGCAATGTCTCGTTGAGACTCAAGGATGTTCCAAATTCCCTCTTGCTTAGTGCAtaagaaatacacatgtatgagCCAAAATGGCATCAGTTACATCACCCAGACCGAGTATAGACTAGTGTCGGAGACGTTAATGCAATATTTACTGTAcatagtgtgtttgtgtgtgtgtattacagtcCGTATTCATTGGGTATGtctgcagaacaaaacaaaaatatataataaatcgctatgaggtctgtttttgtaatgttttatacaagtaaaacattttgcacaaattattattaatacttgcaAGTCATCTTGAggtaaatcaataaaatgacctataattagtattattaatattaataattgaggTACACCTATGTGTAAGACATTTAtgtaacaatattattattattattatttatttgcaaacGCCCTTGTCCaatcaatatattacatttaattagattCATCGTGTTGGCTAAATAACTAATGCTTAAAACTTGTTATCTCCGGGTCAAATAGAGACTTTTTCTGGCTTTTGTGGTGTGCAGTGAACGACTCGTTCTCTCCGGTTCAAGTCTATGTAACCCGTCCTGATTCGGGCTGCATTGGTGCGAGTCACTGAATCAGTGAACGAAATTAATCGATTGACCGAACTGGACGCAATCAAATTAATCGAGTCACTGGGAAGAATCGAACTGCCGTCACTACCAACAAGCCTGCAACCAACCCTGCtgctcaaaaacaaaactagtAACACACCAATCAGAAACCGAGCAGAGGATTTAGGCTGACTGGGGTGGTTGTTGATACCGCCACTAATAAAGGGATAGTCTGTGGCAGGGCACTGGTGTGGGTATATAATAATGGCATGACAATGTGTGCAGGGTGCCGTCTTTCTTCTAACACAGTCgaagtgtgttatttatttttaaccacaaTCCTCTGCGAAATGTGTGTCAACCAATCTGTCTGACTGTCTACACGAAACTACGAGAGGTGAGtaacattcatttatttcaatcCTCTGTTTGAGtgcattttacatttgtaacacaaatatgttttcacttggttattaatggacaccaaacgagcaggatgggtggaatggcctcctctcgtttgcacACTTTCTTATGTCCTTAATTAATACCGCGGAAGAGCCCTGGACCAtgtgaaacaaaaacactgcgAATATCGACTTTGAAACTCGACATTTAAACGTGTAAGTCCGGGTTTATCATGAGTCAGTCTTGTGTTTTCTCTTCCGTAGATATTACGTGTAGACGAGATTGTTTTCAATGGGTCTAGTGTTACGTGGGCGATTCCACATTTTTTAGGAGGACAGcttatagtagtagtatagtaatAGTTACACAGCCACtattaaacaataatattaaagtacaatatGCCGGTAATGTAATATTGTGCAGCCAGTCCTCAGTGACGCAGGAGACCCGGGTCACCCGCAGTGCCTTACAGTGTGTTTCTGTATTGTGTCTCAGGGGGACTGTAATTTATAGagagatttaaaataataatccatCGTTTAATCAAACATAGAAACGGATACATGATCATGTTATTCACTTTCGACCTGTCAGAGGCCTGCTGTGCACTAGACGTGTCTCCTCAGCCCAGCAGCGCCAGTAACGAAGATGCACTGAGTCTGTATGTTATACTCGCCAGCACTGAATGTATAAcatatttagtgttttttatgtatttattattatttattcattcatgttatttacatatttaaaatccaTATTTAGACGTTTAACAGATGTTAACTTAATTGAAAAAGTGGATTATCCCACAGATGTTTGATGCATAATATGCTGTATATAAAAATCATTGTATTATGCATTATTTGACCTTATATAACTAATTTTCAGAAAAGCATCTTTAgggtaaataataaaatcaattcaaatgattgcattttatatactgtactatgtcttatataaattgtaattttgttttgtactgaaTACATTATGTAATCAGACAAAGACATCTGCTACATGTTTGCAAtagtaataattaatattaaggTTTCActgtttacattaaacaacTACCACATCGTTtcctttgttaaattaattttgtttagcTTTAATAAGTCAACCTGTTGAGTAAAACTCACATATTACAGTGTTCatgaaataacacattatttgtgctaatattcctaTGCACAACCTGTGTTATCTTTAATCACACTCAGTAATGTGTTAATACatcatgtgttgtttttatcaCATTTGTTCTAAGAGTGTACCTTCCCgtaatttaattcaaataacaaaaataacgtAAGGTGATCTTACAAATAAGACGttggatttattttcctttgtctACACACCATGGACTTTGTCAGCCATGTCCATGCCAAAACAATAAATCCCCTAGAACTGTTCTTTTGTCTCAGATACCAGCCAACTTCCTGTTTGCTAATACAACTCGTTTTTACAGCTTCTGCTTGAACAGCTGcttctacagctgcagttgcatgttcaaaaaacgaatacattagtaagacatgatctgccccgtctaaacccatgttgaccatctccaagaatatggttttcattttacaggtgatgcaggtgagactgattggtctgtaattatgcagtgaattcactgtcaaaattagcgagcacagaaatacaacttgtacgTTCAAAACGACACatacggtttttattttacgcttACAATTCAATTCTGCGCTCGTTCAATCTCGTTTTCACATTTGCGGTTCTCGCTGCGCATGCGCGGTTCTCTCTACACGCTCGCAGTTCTTTCTGACTGTTTTCACAGCGACTCAGACACAGCGGGTAGTCAGGCATCCTAGATGATCACCGCACTGTCGATCTCCATCACACATGACTGACCTCGCAGACGCTAAACAAGTTTAACATGGCTTAATGACAAGACTGGcactttccaaactgttacacaaaggattggatgtttaaagtgTCGCGTTAAGCGTCGATCTGATCCTTCCTTGTTGTGATTTGCCTTTAGAAACTGCTTcatattaaatgttattttgcatTACATGTTTTAGGTTGCACCaggaaaaacatgtttaaattatGCCTTTATTATTAcacaatttcttagcagacacccttagccagggtgacttacaattgttacaacatatcacattatttttacatttgtacccatttatacagctgggtatttactggagcaatctaggtaaggtACCCTGCTCAAGGgtgcaacagcagtgtcccccacctgcaGATTGGACCCACAAcactccact
It contains:
- the LOC136767824 gene encoding butyrophilin subfamily 1 member A1 isoform X1, whose protein sequence is MKSDQSEWLCVIVLLLQQTSVSGSERFEVLGPRYPIAVYPGEDTVLPCYLSPNISAEDMQIRWFRENPTAPVSLYQFGQYNFQKQIPSYKGRAELFPEEFRKGNVSLRLKDVRGSDDGLYKCMVLSADSYEEALIDVVVRGRPSVSLHSEGGQTQLECRSEGWYPKPAVIWTDRDGHNVTSLSNTTEQRDSEGRLSLRSSIPVRQESNVFTCLIRSAVSEADWEPQLHIPRDFFPDPSGWMVSLFLMAALTVAAAALLLIQWRRMDKKETLFESQVLPVLRSQLDEEYQWTFNVRHGRWARHGQWADVTLDPDTANSYLTLSEDGKRVRWGDRQDLTDNQQRFDYWDCVVSRESFTSGRHYWVLEVNGWWRIGVTRESANRRGDFSFTPQQGYWCLDCDSSSLSALTDPETRLPQTLCPRMLGVCVDIEERRVSFYTVESRAHIYTFTDMRFPEGHKIYPFFRTVDTNRDLVILPPVETETGH
- the LOC136767824 gene encoding butyrophilin subfamily 1 member A1 isoform X3, yielding MQIRWFRENPTAPVSLYQFGQYNFQKQIPSYKGRAELFPEEFRKGNVSLRLKDVRGSDDGLYKCMVLSADSYEEALIDVVVRGRPSVSLHSEGGQTQLECRSEGWYPKPAVIWTDRDGHNVTSLSNTTEQRDSEGRLSLRSSIPVRQESNVFTCLIRSAVSEADWEPQLHIPRDFFPDPSGWMVSLFLMAALTVAAAALLLIQWRRMDKKETLFESQVLPVLRSQLDEEYQWTFNVRHGRWARHGQWADVTLDPDTANSYLTLSEDGKRVRWGDRQDLTDNQQRFDYWDCVVSRESFTSGRHYWVLEVNGWWRIGVTRESANRRGDFSFTPQQGYWCLDCDSSSLSALTDPETRLPQTLCPRMLGVCVDIEERRVSFYTVESRAHIYTFTDMRFPEGHKIYPFFRTVDTNRDLVILPPVETETGH
- the LOC136767824 gene encoding butyrophilin subfamily 1 member A1 isoform X2; amino-acid sequence: MKSDQSEWLCVIVLLLQQTSVSGSERFEVLGPRYPIAVYPGEDTVLPCYLSPNISAEDMQIRWFRENPTAPVSLYQFGQYNFQKQIPSYKGRAELFPEEFRKGNVSLRLKDVRGSDDGLYKCMVLSADSYEEALIDVVVRGRPSVSLHSEGGQTQLECRSEGWYPKPAVIWTDRDGHNVTSLSNTTEQRDSEGRLSLRSSIPVRQESNVFTCLIRSAVSEADWEPQLHIPKKETLFESQVLPVLRSQLDEEYQWTFNVRHGRWARHGQWADVTLDPDTANSYLTLSEDGKRVRWGDRQDLTDNQQRFDYWDCVVSRESFTSGRHYWVLEVNGWWRIGVTRESANRRGDFSFTPQQGYWCLDCDSSSLSALTDPETRLPQTLCPRMLGVCVDIEERRVSFYTVESRAHIYTFTDMRFPEGHKIYPFFRTVDTNRDLVILPPVETETGH